One window of the Clupea harengus chromosome 20, Ch_v2.0.2, whole genome shotgun sequence genome contains the following:
- the LOC105901760 gene encoding glycerophosphocholine cholinephosphodiesterase ENPP6-like — protein MTYSTIAVIFSVLSSCNASGKLLVFLIDGLRYDYLDNLQNLPGFREIVENGVKVDYMTPEFPSLSYPNYYSLMTGLNSEEHQMTGNYMWDMDSNKEFLIGSNADSRLPLWWNGSEPLWVTMEKLKKRVYMYYWPGCEVEILGVRPSLCEPYIPNASERNLTDAMERALDALDNGQADMAAVYYEKVDAVGHFFGPQSLELTGTVLGLDAAMQFLNQKITAKNMSNDLNVVMFSDHGMTEITNVIELDKHINLSDIIKVLDLGPVVSLWPKQAKFEEIFTALSAVENMTTYRKSEIPDRFHYKEGRFVSTLTLVAKQGWIITPSISALPVPPSATGNRKFGAHGYDNELVEMRGFFVAKGPDFKANFSAEPIRAADIYNVMCHTLGIEALPNNGSFDRVRAMLNRSSSITQQSCALVWLGLFSLFIHLHV, from the exons ATGACATACAGCACCATTGCTGTCATCTTTAGCGTACTGAGCTCCTGCAATGCCAGTGGCAAACTTTTAGTTTTTCTCATTGATGGACTCCGCTACGACTACCTCGATAATTTGCAAAATTTGCCTgggttccgggagattgtggaaaACGGAGTCAAAGTGGATTACATGACTCCAGAATTCCCCAGTCTGTCCTATCCCAACTACTACTCACTCATGACAG GCCTAAACTCTGAAGAGCACCAGATGACTGGGAACTACATGTGGGACATGGACTCCAATAAGGAGTTCCTAATCGGCTCCAACGCAGACAGCCGCTTGCCTCTGTGGTGGAACGGATCTGAACCGCTCTGGGTGACTATGGAGAAACTGAAGAAGAGAGTCTACATGTACTACTGGCCAG GTTGTGAGGTGGAGATTCTAGGAGTGAGGCCATCTCTCTGTGAACCGTACATACCCAACGCCTCTGAGAGGAACCTGACCGATGCCATGGAGCGAGCCCTTGATGCATTAGA TAATGGTCAAGCAGACATGGCTGCAGTGTATTATGAGAAGGTGGATGCCGTAGGCCACTTCTTTGGACCCCAATCACTCGAGTTGACAGGAACTGTCCTTGGGCTGGATGCTGCCATGCAGTTTCTCAACCAAAAGATCACG GCGAAAAACATGAGCAATGACCTGAACGTCGTCATGTTCTCCGATCATGGCATGACTGAGATCACAAACGTCATTGAACTGGACAAACACATCAACTTGTCTGACATCATCAAGGTGCTGGACCTTGGCCCTGTTGTGAGCCTGTGGCCCAAACAAGCAAAGTTTGAAGAG ATATTCACAGCGCTCAGTGCAGTGGAGAACATGACAACCTACCGCAAAAGTGAGATCCCCGATCGATTCCATTACAAGGAAGGGAGGTTTGTTTCAACTCTGACTCTTGTTGCTAAACAAGGCTGGATCATCACGCCT AGCATATCAGCCTTGCCTGTCCCGCCAAGTGCCACTGGAAACAGGAAGTTTGGTGCTCATGGCTACGACAATGAACTTGTTGAAATGAGAGGCTTCTTTGTAGCAAAAGGCCCAG ATTTCAAAGCCAACTTCAGCgctgaaccaatcagagcagcaGATATCTATAATGTTATGTGTCACACCCTTGGGATCGAGGCTCTCCCCAATAA